GCGCTTGCTGCAAGAAAAAAGCAAGACCCAAACCACCCAGCACACCTATTTGTCGCGCTTTTATGGAAGGGTGAATGCCTTTTTTCACCGTCTCGATTTGGCGTATCGCGGGGCGCTTCATGTGTGCCTTGCCTATAGGCGCTATGTCTTTTTGGGGGCGATTGTGTTCGCGGGGTTTGGCTATCTCTTATCTAAAACCATTTCGCAAGAGGTATCACCGTTGGAAGATCAGGGCGTGATGCGTGTGGTGGCCACGGGGCCTTTTGGCGCGACGCTCTCCTACCTTGACCATTATGCTGAAAAGATTGACCGCTTGATGGCGCGTGTGCCTGAGGTGGAAAAACGCCTGCTGGTGACCCAGGTGGGGGATGAAACCTATGAAAAAATTGGCCTGGTGCCGCGGCATCAGCGATCGGATTGTCGTTCGTTGTTGCCGGGTATTCGGGGTGATTTGCAGCGCACGATCTCAGGGGTGAGAACTTATGCCTATTGCCCTAACCGTTCGTTTGGCGGGAATTCAGAGCGACCTTTTTCCATTATTATCCAAACGGATCGCTCCTATAAAGATCTGGTGAAGGTGGCACGACGTGTGCGGCGTGTGATTGCTTCGCATCCTGGCGTTGTGGAGCGGCTTGTGGATTGGGATGTGCCTATGGAGGGTAAAGAATACCAGGTGACGATCAACCGCAACATTGCGGCGGCGTCGAATATCAGCCTGCACACCATTGCCGAGACGTTGGATATTTTGATCAGTGGCCGCCGGGTCACCTCTTTTGAACGGGATTCGCGCATGTATCCTGTGAAATTGATGGTGGATGAACACAATCGCCGCAGTCCGGACGATTTGCAAGGCATTGCGGTGCGTGGTCGCAAAGATAACAAGGAAGTGTTTGTGCCCTTGGCTGACCTTGTGTCTATACAAGAGCTGGTGACAAACCCTTCCATTAATCACTATGGTCGTATGCGTGCGGCGAAAATCGATGGCGCCTTACAGCCCGGGGTGGGTCTTGGCACGCTTTATCAAGAGCTTTACCCGGACATGAAGGCTGAAATGCCCAGTGGGTTCCGTTTTGTGCCGGCGGGCGAGCTGCGCCGCTTTTTGAATGAGCAAAACACCGTGGCCATCATTTTTGCCCTGGCCATCACCTTTATTTTCTTGGTCATGGCGGCCCAGTTTGAGAGTTTCCGTGATCCTTTCATCATCATGTTCAGTGTGCCGTTGGCCTTGGTGGGGGGCGTGCTCACCTTGTGGCTGGTGCCGGGGGTGACTATCAATATTTATAGCCAGGTGGGGCTGGTGACCTTGATTGGGCTGATCACCAAGCATGGCATTTTGATTGTCGACTTTGCCAACCAGCGGGTGAAGGAGGGCATTGAGGTGACCCAGGCGTTGGTGGAGGCGTGTGGGCTGCGTCTGCGTCCGATTTTGATGACCACCTCCGCCATGGTGTTGGGCGCGGTGCCGTTGGTGCTGGGCTCAGGCGCTGGGGTAGAGGCGCGCCGTCAGGTGGGCTGGGTGATTATGGGCGGTCTCAGCATTGGCACGCTCCTCACCTTGTTTGTGGTGCCATGTATGTATATGTTGTTTTCGCGCCATTCAGGCGACACCCTGTTTTCCTGGGCGGGCCTTAAGCAACAACCCAAGCTTCCCCCACGGGACAAAAAACCAGCGAGCCAGAAAGCCTCGCCTAAGAAGACCCCTTAAAATCATTCCTTAAGATAACGCCTTGAGACAACGCCTTGAAGTGGCTTCCTTAAAAGAAAACGTCTTAAGATGGCGCCTTAAGGGCAAGGCTTTTATAAGGACAGCGTGCCTAAAACACCGTGCCTAAAACAGCGCTCCTCATCGTTACCTCAGCGTTAGTCTTGCGCTTTCATCATAGGCTGCCCTGGCCTTGAGGCTTTTTAGAGAAAAGCATGGCCTCATCTGTTCACCCCTGCGGCTGTTGTTCTGGGATTTTCTTTGCGGCTTTTTTCTCTTTTTCTTCCCAGATCTTGTCTTCTTCTTGCCAGATGTCTCTTAATATACCATCGATCACGGACCTCTTGTTTTGGA
This genomic stretch from Candidatus Hepatobacter penaei harbors:
- a CDS encoding efflux RND transporter permease subunit; translation: MKKSSLSLIQKFIDRPVLAWVAHIVIVLLGVVAYFGLPVRQFPQVEYPVLTVTTQYDGANPEVMEMQVTRPLEEVFSGLEGLDQMRSVSMAEQSRIVMRFKESRPIDAAASDVRDKLSRLETLPREATTPRITKADIDAGSVMSLALYSDKHSLEDLHDYTIRSLKSEIESVQGVAYVENYGGISYEIHIILDPVKMASVGVSPAEVSEALKQQNFNKPAGRVGDQNQEFLMITKARLSNLQDFNDLALFEKDNYVVRLSDVGYAKKNDKDTRFRVRYNGKDAVMLDVTAQSRANPIDISRNITKRIQDIKDNLPKGMVLDVAFDHSKYVESSISHVYQGIWEAVFLVLLVVFLFLHSFRIALVPLVTIPISLIGTFFIISLLGFSINVLSLLALVLAVGLVVDDAIVVLENIYRHVEDGMKPFEAARVGIKEIQFSIVGMTLTLVAVYLPIALARGFVGKLFVEFALTLASAVVISGFVALVLSPMMCARLLQEKSKTQTTQHTYLSRFYGRVNAFFHRLDLAYRGALHVCLAYRRYVFLGAIVFAGFGYLLSKTISQEVSPLEDQGVMRVVATGPFGATLSYLDHYAEKIDRLMARVPEVEKRLLVTQVGDETYEKIGLVPRHQRSDCRSLLPGIRGDLQRTISGVRTYAYCPNRSFGGNSERPFSIIIQTDRSYKDLVKVARRVRRVIASHPGVVERLVDWDVPMEGKEYQVTINRNIAAASNISLHTIAETLDILISGRRVTSFERDSRMYPVKLMVDEHNRRSPDDLQGIAVRGRKDNKEVFVPLADLVSIQELVTNPSINHYGRMRAAKIDGALQPGVGLGTLYQELYPDMKAEMPSGFRFVPAGELRRFLNEQNTVAIIFALAITFIFLVMAAQFESFRDPFIIMFSVPLALVGGVLTLWLVPGVTINIYSQVGLVTLIGLITKHGILIVDFANQRVKEGIEVTQALVEACGLRLRPILMTTSAMVLGAVPLVLGSGAGVEARRQVGWVIMGGLSIGTLLTLFVVPCMYMLFSRHSGDTLFSWAGLKQQPKLPPRDKKPASQKASPKKTP